Proteins encoded within one genomic window of Paramisgurnus dabryanus chromosome 11, PD_genome_1.1, whole genome shotgun sequence:
- the bbof1a gene encoding basal body-orientation factor 1 produces MENLKRNAELWEAKFNITEISLVEYREAARTLARANEELTTQQYRTEKDTEDIIAFLKKTDQEKRGMIAALEEQLKNDKEKASIEKDALIAECMQKIDSVEEKFRQRSSDFQRIPEEIKTIKHFNKIKAHLEEELINMREKLRIDNREHSNSQMRSQYKYHTARIHLDKEAEQKIAQLAELSHHEATVQLDAASHIVSTENMRLKEALSYHVKEAEELKRTNVALTEKNSSLALQKETNELMRKECESQVRAQYGKISELKAKLDTLEQAQSIMAGEKGKVEHRAVVSIQADSRNLKRLEMLLAAREKELVQVKRLAQSVIEQRKELELFFHEALDHVRQEIRTQQQHYRQEALKAYRWRMNEARCGRLEYPRIRTFTNVPHSTNDVHTDLEEAEKWSNLKSSGVDISDLTWEQKEKLLKLLFAKLNGQKIRKPAQLPALPTSLSERVQVNSDAGFTKDKQSLTFITQMPTANGTSDPCVLPAI; encoded by the exons ATGGAAAACTTGAAAAGAAACGCTGAGTTATGGGAGGCGAAGTTTAATATCACGGAAATATCGCTTGTGGAGTATCGCGAGGCTGCTCGCACGCTCGCCAGAGCCAACGAGGAGCTCACGACTCAGCAATACAGAACAGAAAAAGACACGGAGGATATTATTGCTTTTCTGAAGAAAACAGATCAAGAAAAAAGAGGAATG ATTGCTGCATTAGAAGAGCAACTGAAAAACGATAAAGAAAAAGCCTCAATTGAAAAAGATGCCTtg ATCGCTGAATGTATGCAGAAGATTGATAGCGTAGAAGAGAAGTTTAGGCAGAGGTCAAGTGACTTCCAGAGGATTCCCGAAGAGATCAAAACCATCAAGCATTTCAACAAAATAAAGGCCCATCTGGAAGAAGAACTGATCAAT ATGAGAGAAAAACTGCGCATTGATAACCGTGAACACAGCAATAGTCAGATGAGATCTCAGTACAAGTACCATACTGCAAGG ATTCACCTTGATAAGGAGGCAGAGCAAAAAATCGCTCAGCTGGCAGAGCTATCACATCATGAAGCCACAGT GCAGCTGGATGCAGCGTCACATATTGTGAGCACGGAAAACATGCGATTGAAAGAAGCACTGAGTTATCACGTAAAAGAGGCTGAGGAACTGAAGAGGACAAATGTAGCTTTAACAGAGAAGAACTCCTCCCTTGCTCTACAGAAG GAGACGAATGAACTAATGAGAAAGGAATGTGAATCTCAGGTGAGAGCCCAATACGGTAAGATCTCTGAGCTGAAGGCTAAACTGGACACACTTGAGCAAGCTCAGAGCATCATGGCAGGAGAGAAGGGAAAAGTGGAACACCGTGCTGTGGTCAGCATCCAAGCAGACAGCCGAAATCTTAAGaggctggaaatgcttttagcTGCTCGTGAGAAGGAGCTGGTGCAAGTGAAACGTCTAGCACAGAGCGTTATTGAACAGCGCAAAGAACTCGAGCTCTTCTTTCATGAAGCTCTCGACCACGTAAGGCAGGAAATAAGAACGCAACAACAGCATTACAG ACAGGAGGCTCTGAAGGCCTATCGCTGGAGAATGAATGAGGCTCGATGTGGAAGGTTGGAGTATCCTCGCATACGGACCTTCACTAATGTCCCACACAGCACCAATGATGTTCACACTGACCTAGAAGAGGCGGAGAAATG GAGTAATTTGAAAAGTTCTGGTGTGGACATTTCGGATCTGACCTGGGAGCAGAAAGAGAAACTGCTCAAGCTGCTGTTTGCTAAATTAAACGGACAAAAAATAAG AAAGCCAGCTCAGCTCCCAGCTCTACCAACTTCCTTATCTGAGAGGGTCCAGGTTAACAGTGATGCAGG GTTTACTAAGGATAAGCAAAGCCTGACCTTTATAACCCAGATGCCAACGGCAAATGGGACTTCTGACCCCTGTGTCCTACCAGCCATTTAA
- the cfap276 gene encoding cilia- and flagella-associated protein 276, translated as MPRERDPFPFPRYENDNTFTGSKEIQKLFYEEPTHLAQNNEPWRRLYNTETMSSSRRNIFNRDNTAPRDSLDIHLKSIYNHHIGLFKNKSHTVTQKETVSEDNGKNSEVPVREAEYKGIKVWVDSQKASIHSIKGTIESHHSASTNRGYSRKHDGGFYST; from the exons ATGCCACGAGAACGAGATCCTTTCCCGTTCCCGCGATATGAGAACGACAATACTTTCACAGGGAGTAAGGAAATTCAG AAATTGTTTTATGAGGAACCAACACATCTTGCTCAAAATAATGAACCGTGGAGGAGACTCTACAACACGGAAACAATGTCTAGTTCCCGTCGAAATATCTTTAATCGGGATAATACA GCACCACGAGACAGTCTGGACATCCATCTAAAATCGATATATAATCATCACATTGGATTATTTAAGAACAAGAGCCATACTGTGACACAGAAAGAAACCGTTTCAGAGGACAATGG CAAGAATTCAGAAGTTCCAGTACGTGAGGCCGAATACAAAGGAATTAAAGTGTGGGTCGACTCACAGAAAGCCTCCATACACagtattaaagggacaataG aGTCCCACCACTCGGCCTCTACAAACCGAGGTTACTCAAGGAAGCATGATGGCGGCTTTTACTCCACGTAA
- the elapor1 gene encoding endosome/lysosome-associated apoptosis and autophagy regulator 1, with product MHSIVVSFWLFLLLTEATELPSCKESDYHFEYTDCDVLGSRWRVAIPNKPDTCTGLPDPVKGTQCTFTCNEGEFLDMRTQECQKCVAGTYSLGTGIAFDEWDSLPAGFISHGINMNYGDVYTNCSNSTWIPKGEYIASNTDECSSTLSYSVNLKKPGSVAFQYLYPDNSIFFEFYVQNDQCQSTDSEDRWMKISESDWDYHFVQLNSGNNVLYWRTTGFSLAGRTAKPVLLKNIAISGVSFTSECFHCKPGTYSDKPGAARCIPCPANSYSNKGAIECQPCEEDTFSGIGSGTCIQRPPCKQTDYFYTHTPCDSSGQTKLMFKWIEPKICGENAEEAMQLPASGEMVACSPCNPGFFSSNNYTCEPCPDGFYSNGTECYECPAGTEPVVGFEYKWWNQMPSNMRSSVFSIEYSTTERTTGWEVAGDYIYTTPSDRDSDYMLLTLQVPGYSLPHSLSKDSERAELSKITFVFETNCTADCKLYFMAGQNEWNNMVVERWNGTKGKQSYSYLIKSNHTISFTWGFQRTGMFSMENKYSSDIAKIYSVYITNVIGGVASECQQCALAAFDTDSPCVSCPPGHYIQNGTGVCKSCPTNTIINPEQPIGKQACILCGPNTYSNEGRTACVSDCTLALNHKGEILRYDFSPLARVTDFQSSPRFTRKGLQYVHHFSVVLCGAQDRGLASCVDNVTESRREVKGYICQSIIVPSEVRGQSVVSSQPFSIGDTLIGVTTDSELDDVSSLDSSFPAESELPDVIFYYRSRETTQACKSGRSTSIRLRCDPTVTLKEHISFPSNCSEGTCDGCSFHFLWRSQHACPLCSERNFKEIESACIQGIQRTTYVWQQPLRCTGGVDLPPQKVSACVTLDFWLKLGVSVGTVAAALLIAISCYFWKRTRKLQYKYSKLMMTTGDKECELPAADSCAIMEGEDAEDDLIYLSKKSFFTKIKSFSRERTSDGFDSVPLKSSTTHEMYMD from the exons ATGCATTCTATAGTTGTCAGTTTCTGGCTCTTCTTACTTCTAACGGAGGCAACTGAATTGCCCAGCTGTAAAGAG tCAGACTATCATTTTGAATACACAGACTGTGATGTTTTGGGCTCTCGATGGAGAGTGGCAATACCCAACAAGCCAGACACCTGTACTGGTCTACCTGATCCAGTCAAAGGCACTCAGTGCA CATTCACCTGTAATGAAGGAGAATTTCTGGACATGAGGACTCAGGAGTGTCAGAAATGTGTCGCCGGGACCTACTCTCTCGGGACGGGCATTGCCTTTGATGAATGGGACAGTTTGCCTGCTGGCTTCATCAGCCATGGCATCAATATGAATTATGGAGATGTTTACACAAATTGCTCCAA TTCAACATGGATCCCAAAAGGCGAATACATTGCCTCAAACACCGATGAGTGTTCTTCAACTCTCTCCTATTCTGTGAACCTAAAGAAGCCAGGATCAGTGGCTTTCCAGTACCTCTATCCAGACAACAGCATCTTTTTTGAGTTCTAT GTTCAGAATGACCAGTGCCAGTCTACAGATTCTGAAGACCGCTGGATGAAGATATCAGAAAGTGACTGGGATTATCATTTT GTGCAACTGAATAGTGGAAACAATGTCTTGTACTGGAGAACCACAGGTTTCTCTCTGGCTGGACGTACTGCCAAACCGGTTCTGCTGAAGAACATTGCCATCTCAG GGGTATCTTTTACATCTGAATGTTTTCACTGTAAGCCTGGCACCTACAGTGATAAACCAGGAGCCGCTCGTTGCATCCCATGCCCTGCCAATTCTTACTCTAATAAAGGAGCCATAGAATGCCAGCCATGTGAAGAAGATACGTTTTCAG GGATTGGATCTGGAACTTGTATACAGCGGCCACCCTGCAAGCAAACTGATTACTTCTATACTCACACACCTTGTGACTCAAGTGGTCAG ACAAAGTTGATGTTTAAGTGGATCGAGCCTAAGATCTGCGGTGAAAATGCAGAGGAGGCGATGCAGCTCCCAGCCTCAGGAGAGATGGTGGCCTGCTCGCCCTGCAATCCTGGTTTCTTCTCCAGCAACAATTACACTTGTGAACCCTGCCCAGATGGTTTTTATTCAAATGGGACAG AATGTTATGAGTGTCCTGCTGGAACAGAACCTGTTGTTGGTTTTGAGTATAAATGGTGGAACCAGATgcccagcaacatgagaagttcTGTATTCAGCATAGAATACAGCACCACCGAGAGGACTACag GCTGGGAGGTAGCAGGTGACTACATTTATACCACACCAAGTGATCGAGACTCCGACTACATGTTATTGACTCTCCAAGTACCTGGATACAG CTTGCCTCATTCTTTGAGTAAAGACAGCGAGAGAGCTGAACTTTCCAAAATAACATTTGTGTTTGAAACCAACTGTACAGCTGATTGCAAACTGTATTTCATGGCT GGGCAAAATGAATGGAACAATATGGTTGTGGAGAGGTGGAATGGCACTAAAGGGAAGCAGTCATACTCTTATCTTATTAAGAGTAACCACACTATCAGCTTCACCTGGGGTTTTCAGCGCACCGGGATGTTCAGCATG GAAAATAAATACAGCAGTGACATTGCTAAGATCTACTCTGTTTACATCACCAATGTGATTGGGGGTGTGGCCTCTGAATGTCAACAGTGTGCTTTGGCAGCTTTTGACACCGACTCCCCCTGCGTGTCCTGTCCCCCAGGACACTACATACAAAATGGCACTGGGGTGTGCAAAAGCTGCCCGACTAATACTATCATTAACCCTGAGCAGCCAATTGGAAAGCAAGCCTGCATCCTTTGTGGTCCTAATACTTACAGTAATGAA GGCCGTACAGCGTGCGTGAGTGATTGTACTTTAGCTTTGAATCATAAAGGAGAAATCCTGCGTTATGATTTCTCTCCACTGGCACGTGTTACAGACTTTCAAAGCAGTCCGAGATTCACCAGGAAAGGGCTGCAATACGTCCACCATTTCAGTGTGGTGCTGTGTGGAGCACAG GACAGGGGTCTTGCGTCCTGTGTTGACAATGTGACTGAAAGCAGGAGAGAGGTGAAGGGTTACATCTGTCAGTCCATCATTGTGCCTTCTGAAGTCAGAGGTCAAAGTGTTGTGTCCTCTCAACCTTTTAGTATTGGAGACACTTTAATAG GAGTGACTACTGACTCCGAACTGGATGATGTTTCGTCTTTGGACAGCAGCTTCCCCGCTGAATCTGAGTTACCGGATGTCATATTTTACTACAG ATCTAGAGAAACAACGCAAGCTTGTAAAAGTGGAAGATCGACCTCTATTAGGCTCCGATGTGATCCGACTGTAACATTAAAAGAACATATTTCCTTTCCAAG TAATTGCTCAGAGGGCACCTGTGATGGCTGCTCTTTTCATTTCCTTTGGCGTTCCCAGCATGCCTGTCCTCTCTGCTCTGAGAGGAACTTTAAGGAGATTGAGAGCGCCTGTATCCAAGGAATTCAG AGGACCACCTATGTGTGGCAGCAACCCCTGAGATGTACAGGTGGGGTGGACCTGCCTCCACAGAAGGTCAGTGCCTGTGTGACCCTGGATTTCTGGCTGAAGTTAGGTGTCTCTGTTGGAACCGTGGCTGCAGCATTACTCATTGCCATCAGCTGCTACTTCTGGAAAAGGACACGCAA ACTGCAGTATAAATACTCAAAGCTAATGATGACTACTGGAGATAAGGAGTGTGAACTCCCAGCTGCAGATAGCTGTGCCATCATGGAGGGAGAAGATGCAGAGGATGATCTCATCTACCTCTCCAAAAAATCTTTCTTCACAAAGATCAAGTCATTTTCCAGAGAG AGAACATCAGATGGCTTTGATTCTGTTCCTCTGAAATCCTCTACAACACATGAGATGTATATGGACTAG